One Sagittula stellata E-37 genomic window carries:
- the cobF gene encoding precorrin-6A synthase (deacetylating) has protein sequence MIERVVLVGIGTGSLGHMTLDGQAALRSADVILVPRKAEKDDLAEIRLKLLERAGVSARVAFFDYPVRDEALPYLERVERWHDEIATRWTAAAGDAAEIALLVWGDPSFYDSTMRIAARLVPVGAVRVIPGITAVQALTAAHGVPLNTVNGRILVTTGRRLRDGGWPEGAESVVVVLDGECSFSRLTGQGLRIWWGAFLGMPEEILLSGPLDEVSPRIVEAREAARARHGWVMDTYLMRKS, from the coding sequence ATGATCGAACGTGTGGTCCTTGTGGGCATCGGGACGGGCAGTCTGGGACACATGACGCTGGACGGGCAGGCGGCGCTGCGGTCGGCGGACGTGATCCTCGTGCCCCGCAAGGCCGAGAAGGACGACCTCGCCGAGATCCGCCTGAAGCTGCTGGAGCGGGCCGGGGTCTCTGCCCGCGTGGCCTTCTTCGACTATCCCGTCCGGGACGAAGCCCTGCCATACCTTGAACGGGTCGAACGCTGGCATGACGAAATCGCAACCCGCTGGACCGCCGCCGCCGGAGACGCCGCCGAAATAGCCCTGCTGGTCTGGGGCGACCCCTCCTTCTACGACAGCACGATGCGAATCGCCGCCCGGCTGGTGCCGGTTGGAGCAGTGCGGGTGATCCCCGGGATCACGGCGGTGCAGGCCCTGACAGCCGCGCATGGGGTGCCGCTGAACACGGTGAACGGACGGATTCTCGTGACCACGGGCCGTCGACTGCGGGACGGCGGCTGGCCCGAGGGGGCGGAGAGCGTGGTGGTGGTGCTGGACGGGGAGTGCTCGTTCAGTAGGCTGACGGGACAGGGCCTGCGGATCTGGTGGGGGGCGTTCCTGGGGATGCCCGAGGAGATCCTGCTGAGCGGGCCGCTGGACGAGGTTTCGCCGCGGATCGTGGAGGCGCGGGAGGCGGCGCGGGCCCGGCATGGGTGGGTGATGGACACCTACCTGATGCGGAAATCCTGA
- the cobA gene encoding uroporphyrinogen-III C-methyltransferase, which produces MTGFVSFVGSGPGDPELLTLKAVDRLKRADAVLFDDLSSGPILGHARQGADLVGVGKRAGRPSPKQDHVSRLLVDYALTGQRIVRLKSGDSGIFGRLEEELTALKAAGIPYEIIPGVPSAVAAAAAAGIPLTRRLTARRVQFVTGHDVSGALPEDLNLDALADPMASTVIFMGKGTFPRLFAMLEARGLPASTPAILAEEVSGPGQTITRTTVGALAEQLAAEKGTKAALILYGSLAEV; this is translated from the coding sequence ATGACCGGCTTTGTCAGTTTCGTGGGGTCCGGTCCCGGCGATCCGGAGCTTCTGACCCTGAAGGCCGTGGATCGCCTGAAACGGGCCGACGCGGTACTGTTCGACGACCTCTCCTCTGGCCCGATCCTCGGGCACGCACGGCAGGGCGCGGACCTCGTGGGTGTGGGCAAGCGCGCCGGGCGGCCCTCGCCGAAACAGGACCACGTGTCGCGCCTGCTGGTGGACTACGCGCTGACCGGCCAGCGCATCGTGCGGCTGAAGTCCGGCGACAGCGGCATCTTCGGGCGGCTGGAAGAAGAGCTGACGGCGCTCAAGGCTGCGGGCATCCCCTACGAGATCATTCCCGGTGTCCCCTCCGCCGTGGCGGCAGCGGCTGCGGCGGGCATCCCGCTGACCCGCCGCCTGACCGCGCGGCGGGTGCAGTTCGTCACCGGCCACGACGTTTCGGGTGCGCTGCCCGAGGACCTGAACCTCGACGCGCTGGCAGATCCGATGGCCTCCACGGTGATCTTCATGGGCAAGGGCACCTTCCCGCGCCTCTTCGCCATGCTCGAAGCGCGCGGCCTGCCGGCCTCCACGCCCGCGATCCTCGCCGAAGAGGTCAGCGGTCCGGGCCAGACCATCACCCGCACGACCGTGGGCGCCCTGGCCGAGCAACTGGCCGCCGAGAAGGGCACCAAGGCCGCCCTTATCCTCTACGGCTCCCTTGCGGAGGTGTGA